A genome region from Penaeus chinensis breed Huanghai No. 1 chromosome 22, ASM1920278v2, whole genome shotgun sequence includes the following:
- the LOC125037016 gene encoding B9 domain-containing protein 2-like, which yields MFEYSNKFNIFLKFNNESGHMAEVHVIGQVTGASGFGRSSLFCKWTLQLGGGWRVIEGLAEGQTQADCSEVGDTVSWCHPVDIHLTTRGIQGWPRLMIQVYRQDDLGRFDLCGYGIIHVPSRPGHHSVDCPTWRPTGTFAEELRRSFLGGGPQLLSTEFIHSGLERYRLRTIPSGTVHFDLGIILRNFDKYGVMY from the exons ATGTTTGAATACAGCAATAAGTTTAACATTTTTCTGAAGTTTAAT aaTGAATCAGGCCATATGGCTGAAGTTCATGTGATAGGCCAGGTTACTGGAGCAAGTGGATTCGGCAGGAGTTCCCTTTTCTGCAAGTGGACTCTACAGCTAG gtggagggtggagagtcATTGAAGGGCTGGCTGAAGGGCAGACCCAAGCAGATTGCTCCGAGGTTGGTGACACAGTTAGCTGGTGCCATCCTGTTGATATTCATCTAACAACACGGGGTATTCAAG GATGGCCACGGTTAATGATTCAGGTTTACAGGCAAGATGATTTAGGTCGTTTTGACCTCTGTGGTTATGGCATTATACATGTTCCAAGTCGACCTGGACATCACTCAGTAGACTGCCCAACTTGGAGACCAACAG GGACATTTGCAGAAGAATTAAGGCGATCCTTTTTAGGTGGTGGTCCACAGCTACTGTCTACGGAGTTTATCCATTCTGGATTAGAACGTTATAGATTGCGCACTATACCATCAGGCACT GTCCACTTCGACTTAGGGATTATCCTCAGGAATTTTGACAAGTATGGAGTAATGTACTAG